In Luteolibacter rhizosphaerae, the DNA window TCGACCAGCTTCGCATCCGGCAAGGGCTGTCCCGGCTCGATCGGCTTGAGCCCGGCGGCCTCCTCCTTCACGGCGGCGGCGCTGGCGGCGGGTGCGACGACATGGACCTTGTCGATCCAGCCGTCCTCGTTGGTGACATTGAGCCGGAAGGTGATGCCATCGCCCACGCCGACGCCTTCGAACTCCTTCGCATCGCGGGCTTTCAGGGTCATGGACATGGGTTCCATGAAGCCGGGAATCTCCTCGTGGTAGATGACCGCGGCGGGCACGTCCGGCTTGAGCTTCTCCACCACTCCCCTCACCTCGTAGGTGCGGATCTCGCCATCGGCGAGCGGCGGCTTCTCCGCGGCGGCGGCGAGACTGAGGATATAGGGAAGCGTGAGGATGATCTTGATCGATGACATGACTAAGGTGGGGGAATGGGAGTGGATGCCGTGGCGCCGGATTCCTGCGCCCGGGCAGCGATCCAGCTCTCGGTGATGGCAAGGACTTCGGGCGCGGACTCCTCCTTGTACTCGAGGCGGGCGAACTCCGTGCCATCGGCACGCAGGGCGACGAGCGTGGGCCAGGACTTGATGCCCAGCCTGGTGGCCCAAGAGGTATTCTCGGCCAGAAGCTCGGGCGCAGGCGGCTTGCGCTGCGGGAAATCCGCATTCACGAGGGCGAAGTTCTTCATGAAGCGATCCGCGAACTCCGCATTCATGAACACGGTTTCATCGAGCTTCAGGCCGCGGGCGCTCCAGTCCGATCCGGTGAAGACGACCACGGCGAGGCGCTTGGTGATCGCGGCATCGGCGAGGGCATCCTTGATGGTCGGCGACCATG includes these proteins:
- a CDS encoding thioredoxin family protein gives rise to the protein MLHACGIAWSPTIKDALADAAITKRLAVVVFTGSDWSARGLKLDETVFMNAEFADRFMKNFALVNADFPQRKPPAPELLAENTSWATRLGIKSWPTLVALRADGTEFARLEYKEESAPEVLAITESWIAARAQESGATASTPIPPP